Proteins encoded in a region of the Frondihabitans sp. 762G35 genome:
- a CDS encoding ring-cleaving dioxygenase — protein MSTTEGLHHVTAIGGEPQRNIDFYIRGLGLRLVKKTVNFDDPSTYHLYYGDDAGNPGSLMTFFPWRGVPTGRIGSGQSTSTAFSVPEGSLGWWQKHFRTLGVESDITTISSSEERLALRDPDGLRLELVASSLVDPRNPWDSASVPAEHAIRGQHSSVLTVADPAGTLKVLTEELGLEVFSAENGRFRLAAAEERPGNIVDVIADPTGPTGLTAGGTVHHIAFRTPNAEAQRAYREQLVGHGYQVTEILDRQYFTSIYFREPGGVLFEIATDTPGFDVDEPLLELGRSLKLPPWLEPSREDIEHAVIPVTIPTENNPDAVTEDEPQ, from the coding sequence ATGAGTACCACAGAGGGTTTGCACCACGTCACGGCTATCGGCGGCGAACCGCAGCGGAACATCGATTTCTACATTCGCGGACTCGGCCTGCGCTTGGTGAAAAAGACTGTCAATTTCGACGATCCCAGCACTTATCACCTCTACTACGGTGACGACGCGGGCAACCCCGGTTCACTGATGACGTTCTTCCCCTGGCGCGGAGTCCCCACAGGCCGTATCGGGTCAGGCCAATCCACCTCGACCGCCTTCTCTGTTCCTGAAGGAAGCCTCGGCTGGTGGCAGAAGCACTTCCGCACCCTCGGTGTGGAATCCGATATCACCACCATCAGCAGCAGCGAAGAACGCCTCGCCCTCCGCGACCCCGATGGTCTCCGGCTGGAGTTGGTCGCCTCGTCCCTCGTCGACCCCAGGAACCCGTGGGACTCCGCATCGGTGCCAGCCGAGCACGCCATCCGCGGACAGCACTCCTCCGTCCTGACCGTCGCCGACCCCGCAGGGACCCTGAAGGTCCTCACCGAAGAACTTGGGCTAGAAGTCTTCTCCGCCGAAAACGGCCGGTTCCGCCTCGCCGCAGCAGAAGAACGCCCCGGAAACATTGTCGACGTGATCGCCGACCCCACGGGGCCCACAGGCCTGACGGCAGGTGGCACGGTTCACCACATCGCCTTCCGCACTCCCAACGCGGAAGCGCAACGTGCATACCGCGAGCAACTCGTCGGTCACGGCTACCAGGTGACGGAAATCCTCGACCGTCAGTACTTCACCTCGATCTACTTCCGCGAACCCGGCGGGGTCCTGTTCGAAATCGCCACCGATACTCCCGGCTTCGACGTCGACGAACCCCTCCTCGAACTGGGCCGTAGCCTCAAACTTCCGCCGTGGCTTGAACCCTCTCGCGAAGACATTGAGCACGCCGTCATCCCGGTGACCATTCCTACGGAGAACAACCCCGACGCCGTCACCGAAGATGAACCCCAATGA
- a CDS encoding alpha/beta hydrolase, whose amino-acid sequence MAANPQNIALEPAAQEFSEATSNPPFLYQLTPEEGRKAVDGVQDSEIFKPEIDEEWITVEGGPTGSVPTRIVKPKGATGTLPVILYTHGAGWVFGDAHTHDRLVRDLAVGTGAAVVFPEYDRAPEHQYPVQNEQSYAVAQWVVQHGAEKGLDGSNVAIAGDSVGGNMAIALNLMGDERGDVSFKGAVLFYPVTDAKFDTESYQEFAEGYFLALDGMKWFWDQYTTSEEDRAQITASPLRATEEQLAFFPPTLVINGEADVLRDEGEAFAAKLRRAGVEVTQVRYAGIIHDFVMVNSMHDTHAAKAAVAQAVAHLKAALLA is encoded by the coding sequence ATGGCTGCCAACCCCCAAAACATCGCCCTGGAGCCTGCCGCGCAGGAGTTCAGCGAGGCGACCTCGAACCCGCCGTTCCTTTACCAGCTGACTCCGGAAGAGGGCCGGAAGGCCGTGGACGGCGTTCAGGACTCCGAGATCTTCAAGCCCGAGATCGACGAGGAATGGATCACTGTCGAAGGCGGACCGACCGGTTCCGTCCCGACTCGCATCGTCAAGCCCAAGGGCGCAACCGGCACCCTGCCGGTGATCCTTTACACGCACGGCGCCGGCTGGGTCTTCGGCGATGCCCACACGCACGACCGGCTCGTCCGCGACCTCGCGGTCGGAACCGGCGCCGCCGTCGTATTCCCCGAGTACGATCGCGCCCCCGAACACCAGTACCCCGTTCAGAACGAGCAGTCGTACGCAGTCGCCCAGTGGGTCGTTCAGCACGGCGCTGAGAAGGGCCTCGACGGGTCCAACGTCGCGATCGCCGGCGACTCTGTCGGCGGCAACATGGCCATCGCCTTGAACCTCATGGGCGATGAGCGCGGGGACGTGTCTTTCAAGGGCGCGGTGCTGTTCTACCCGGTCACGGACGCGAAGTTCGACACCGAGTCGTACCAGGAGTTCGCCGAGGGGTACTTCCTCGCCCTGGACGGCATGAAGTGGTTCTGGGACCAGTACACGACCTCCGAAGAGGACCGTGCGCAGATCACCGCGTCGCCGCTGCGTGCCACGGAGGAGCAGCTGGCGTTCTTCCCGCCGACCCTCGTGATCAACGGTGAAGCAGACGTCCTCCGCGACGAAGGAGAGGCGTTCGCCGCGAAGCTCCGCCGTGCCGGTGTCGAGGTCACCCAGGTGCGTTACGCCGGGATCATCCACGACTTCGTGATGGTCAACAGCATGCACGACACCCACGCCGCCAAGGCCGCTGTGGCACAGGCCGTCGCGCACCTCAAGGCAGCCCTTTTGGCCTAG
- a CDS encoding MFS transporter: MTFLLGAASALQLPAYQALVPEIVPRKSITDAAALSSVGVNLARAVGPALAGLVIARLGVPFVFAANALSFALFLIVLLAWRGYQRPDTRVEPFIDATRAGIRYILHAGVVRRVLVQLACVMVPANALWALLPLIAAGPLRLSSSGYGLLLAAVGLGSVGGAFLMPAIRTRLGIGGTVAVASVIFGATSIALVLVPSLPVALAVLIVGGVAWIGVVTTLNGTVQSFLPAWVRSRGLAVYQLVLFGSTAVGSALAGAASSLFGVLPVMVAAGALTAVSAVLLAARPFPSLTGRDRAPMPSTDVPPVTEHDPALQGDVLVLVRWQVAAGHVRAFLTSMDALGHSRRRTGAREWTLHRDRDHPDTWAEVFRVGSWQEHIDQQTVRRTGDDAGIFSAVREHASDDPDIEYLITPDRTETPHV; the protein is encoded by the coding sequence GTGACGTTCCTGCTCGGCGCAGCATCTGCCCTGCAATTACCTGCGTATCAGGCGTTGGTCCCCGAGATCGTGCCCCGCAAGTCGATCACCGACGCGGCCGCGCTCAGCTCCGTCGGCGTCAACCTCGCCCGAGCGGTCGGTCCTGCATTGGCGGGGCTCGTCATCGCTCGACTGGGCGTCCCGTTCGTCTTCGCCGCTAACGCCCTGTCGTTCGCCCTGTTCCTCATCGTGCTCCTGGCCTGGCGCGGCTACCAACGACCGGATACCCGAGTCGAGCCGTTTATCGACGCCACCCGCGCGGGCATCCGCTACATCCTTCACGCTGGGGTCGTCCGCCGAGTCCTGGTGCAGCTCGCATGCGTGATGGTCCCCGCCAACGCTCTGTGGGCGCTCCTCCCACTGATCGCGGCCGGCCCGCTCCGGCTGTCCTCGTCCGGCTATGGTCTCCTACTCGCTGCCGTCGGCCTCGGATCGGTCGGAGGGGCGTTCCTCATGCCCGCGATCCGCACCCGACTCGGCATCGGCGGGACCGTTGCCGTAGCTTCCGTCATTTTCGGTGCCACCTCGATCGCCCTCGTCCTAGTGCCGTCTCTCCCCGTGGCTCTTGCCGTCCTCATCGTGGGAGGCGTGGCATGGATCGGTGTGGTGACGACATTGAACGGCACCGTGCAGTCCTTCCTCCCCGCGTGGGTGAGGTCACGCGGGCTCGCCGTCTACCAACTCGTCCTGTTCGGAAGCACCGCAGTGGGCTCCGCCCTCGCCGGCGCCGCCTCGTCCCTGTTCGGGGTGCTCCCGGTCATGGTGGCCGCGGGCGCACTCACAGCAGTCTCCGCCGTGCTCCTCGCCGCCCGTCCCTTCCCGTCTCTCACCGGCCGCGACCGCGCGCCGATGCCCTCCACGGACGTGCCGCCCGTAACGGAACACGACCCCGCCCTGCAAGGCGATGTTCTCGTCCTGGTCCGATGGCAGGTGGCCGCAGGCCATGTGAGGGCGTTCCTCACGTCGATGGACGCCCTGGGGCACAGCCGCCGGCGCACGGGCGCCCGGGAATGGACTCTGCACCGCGACCGCGACCACCCCGACACCTGGGCCGAAGTCTTCCGGGTCGGGTCCTGGCAGGAGCACATCGACCAACAAACCGTTCGACGCACCGGAGACGATGCGGGCATCTTCAGCGCCGTCCGCGAGCACGCCTCGGACGACCCCGACATCGAGTACCTCATCACCCCCGACCGAACAGAGACCCCTCATGTCTGA
- a CDS encoding MaoC family dehydratase: MSDTDQHATFDPSDFDIVPARTFDDLRVGEVFRAPSRTVTSAHASAFQAVSADNHPVHYDDEWAKAHGHPAPVVHGLQVLAFTAPGATLFPHVIGEVFVAFTGLSCQFHAEVHAGDTLYSQITLTQLIPDGDKGTVVADVTVHNHRRELVLSGQHEYVLKR; encoded by the coding sequence ATGTCTGACACCGACCAGCACGCCACCTTCGACCCCAGCGACTTCGACATCGTGCCCGCCCGCACCTTCGACGACCTCCGCGTCGGCGAAGTCTTTCGAGCGCCAAGTCGAACCGTCACGAGTGCCCACGCCTCCGCGTTCCAGGCCGTGTCAGCCGACAACCACCCCGTCCATTACGACGACGAATGGGCGAAAGCCCATGGTCACCCTGCACCGGTGGTCCATGGACTTCAGGTCCTCGCCTTTACTGCCCCCGGAGCCACCCTTTTCCCACACGTCATCGGCGAGGTCTTCGTAGCATTTACCGGACTGTCCTGCCAGTTCCACGCCGAGGTGCACGCCGGCGACACGCTCTACTCGCAGATCACACTCACGCAGCTCATCCCCGACGGTGACAAAGGCACGGTCGTCGCCGACGTTACGGTTCACAACCACCGCCGCGAGCTTGTCCTCTCGGGACAGCACGAATACGTACTCAAGCGCTGA
- a CDS encoding phosphoenolpyruvate carboxykinase (GTP) produces the protein MKTSHIANDLNNWVEEIAALTKPDAVVWYEGDAGQREELTVQMVAEGKLIRLNPAKRPGSFLARSSPEDVARVEDRTFICSTDPADAGPTNNWRAPEDMRRTLDTAFEGSMKGRTMYVVPFALGVIDGPLTQVGVEITDSPYVVLSMGIMARLDVRIRSLIDQGCPWVACVHSVGYPLRDAAGKTRADVAWPSNETKYIAHFPEARQIWSFGSGYGGNALLAKKCFALRIASVMAREEGWLAEHMLLIRITSPEGRRFHVAGAFPSACGKTNLAMLQPTIPGWSIETIGDDIAWLKPGDDGRLWAINPEAGFFGVAPGTSSRTNPVAIETMKSNTIFTNVALDDDGDVWWEGLTDIPPQQLTDWQGHPWDPTSGKPAAHPNSRFTTPIDQCPTLADDIDRGVPIDAIIFGGRRATNVPLVAQARDWSHGVFMGATVSSEQTAAAEGTIGDLRRDPFAMLPFCGYNMADYWRHWLDIGTLLGPKAPAVFQVNWFRKGADDNYLWPGFGENARVLEWIVRRIQGIVSGLSSPLGTLPRTDDLDLNGLDVQAEDLTRLFDIDFGSWHDEARSISSFFDGFGTRLPTQLRDELLLLKRHISGSESIAHDLTSPM, from the coding sequence GTGAAGACATCCCACATCGCCAACGATCTGAATAATTGGGTCGAGGAGATAGCCGCTTTGACCAAGCCCGATGCTGTCGTCTGGTACGAAGGCGATGCCGGGCAGCGCGAAGAACTGACGGTACAAATGGTCGCCGAAGGTAAACTCATTCGGCTCAATCCAGCAAAAAGACCTGGCAGCTTTCTGGCCAGAAGCTCACCTGAGGACGTGGCCCGGGTCGAGGACCGAACTTTCATCTGCTCTACCGACCCGGCCGACGCCGGCCCCACTAACAACTGGCGCGCACCCGAGGACATGAGACGCACCCTCGACACGGCCTTTGAGGGAAGCATGAAGGGCCGGACGATGTACGTCGTTCCTTTTGCCCTTGGTGTAATCGACGGGCCCCTCACGCAGGTCGGCGTCGAAATCACCGACTCGCCTTACGTCGTTCTCAGCATGGGCATCATGGCGAGACTCGATGTCCGCATTCGCAGCCTCATCGACCAAGGCTGTCCCTGGGTCGCCTGCGTTCACAGCGTGGGCTACCCCCTTAGGGATGCTGCAGGCAAGACCCGTGCCGATGTCGCCTGGCCTAGCAACGAGACGAAGTACATCGCCCACTTCCCCGAGGCACGACAGATTTGGTCCTTCGGATCCGGCTACGGGGGAAACGCCCTCCTCGCCAAGAAGTGCTTTGCCCTCCGCATCGCGTCCGTCATGGCCCGGGAAGAGGGGTGGCTGGCCGAGCATATGCTCCTCATCAGGATTACGTCGCCTGAAGGCCGCCGATTCCACGTCGCCGGGGCCTTCCCGTCCGCGTGCGGTAAGACAAACCTCGCCATGCTCCAACCCACGATTCCCGGATGGAGCATTGAAACAATCGGCGACGACATCGCCTGGCTGAAGCCTGGCGACGACGGGCGGCTCTGGGCAATCAACCCAGAGGCCGGCTTCTTCGGAGTCGCCCCGGGTACAAGTAGCCGGACGAATCCGGTCGCCATCGAAACCATGAAGTCGAACACGATCTTTACCAACGTCGCCCTCGACGACGACGGAGACGTGTGGTGGGAAGGTCTCACCGACATCCCGCCGCAACAACTCACTGACTGGCAAGGGCACCCCTGGGATCCGACCTCGGGAAAGCCGGCCGCTCACCCAAACTCCCGCTTCACCACCCCGATCGACCAGTGCCCCACGCTGGCGGACGACATCGACCGTGGCGTGCCTATCGACGCCATCATCTTCGGTGGGCGCCGCGCCACCAACGTCCCTCTCGTCGCGCAGGCACGCGACTGGTCCCACGGGGTCTTTATGGGGGCTACGGTCTCCTCCGAACAGACCGCAGCTGCCGAAGGGACCATCGGTGATCTTCGCCGCGACCCGTTCGCGATGCTGCCTTTCTGCGGCTACAACATGGCCGACTACTGGCGTCACTGGCTCGACATTGGCACTCTCCTGGGCCCGAAAGCACCTGCCGTATTCCAAGTCAACTGGTTTCGGAAGGGAGCTGACGACAACTACCTCTGGCCCGGATTCGGCGAGAATGCAAGGGTTCTAGAGTGGATCGTCCGCCGAATTCAGGGGATTGTATCGGGACTAAGCAGCCCGCTCGGCACCTTGCCCCGCACCGACGACCTGGACCTCAACGGTTTAGACGTTCAGGCAGAAGATCTCACGCGCCTATTCGACATCGATTTCGGCTCTTGGCACGACGAGGCTAGATCAATCTCCAGCTTTTTCGACGGCTTCGGGACTCGCCTGCCAACTCAACTGCGGGACGAACTGCTGCTGTTGAAACGGCACATTAGCGGTTCTGAATCGATCGCCCACGACCTGACCTCGCCTATGTAG
- the leuD gene encoding 3-isopropylmalate dehydratase small subunit, with protein MEAFHRHEGIVLPLGRASVDTDQIIPASYMKRVTKTGYEDGLFASWRQDPDFILNDDRYAHSSILVAGPDFGTGSSREHAVWALRDFGFRVVVSSAIADIFRGNAGKQGLLAATMEPKDVDQILALAHANPGVAATVDLEERSFALADFKGAIVIDDHSRHMLLEGLDDIDLTLKQEAAITEFEHGRRSWLPRTLPVR; from the coding sequence ATGGAAGCGTTCCACCGCCATGAAGGTATCGTCCTACCGCTGGGCAGGGCGTCAGTAGACACCGACCAGATCATTCCTGCCTCGTACATGAAGCGGGTCACGAAGACCGGGTACGAGGACGGCCTCTTTGCGAGCTGGCGCCAGGATCCGGATTTCATCCTGAATGACGACAGGTATGCGCATTCGTCCATTCTGGTTGCGGGTCCGGATTTCGGCACCGGCTCAAGCAGGGAGCACGCAGTCTGGGCTCTTCGAGACTTCGGCTTCCGAGTCGTCGTCAGTTCCGCCATCGCTGACATCTTTCGAGGCAACGCTGGGAAGCAAGGCCTCCTCGCCGCGACGATGGAGCCGAAGGACGTCGACCAAATCCTGGCTCTTGCTCACGCAAATCCAGGTGTCGCAGCCACCGTCGACCTCGAAGAGCGCTCTTTCGCACTCGCTGACTTCAAGGGCGCCATCGTCATTGACGACCACTCCCGGCACATGCTGCTGGAGGGGCTCGATGACATCGACCTGACCCTCAAGCAGGAAGCGGCGATCACGGAGTTCGAACACGGACGTCGTTCTTGGCTCCCTCGCACGCTGCCCGTCCGCTAG
- a CDS encoding aldehyde dehydrogenase, whose amino-acid sequence MTSEISTLERYQLFIDGHAVDSVSGATFDSLNPYTGMPWARVSDGTPDDIDLAVAAARRAFDGGWRQMPGWRRAAVLRAVGDGIAKNSERLARLEVNDNGKLLREMRAQLEALPEYYYYFAGLADKIEGRTVPQINPSRYFGFTVREPVGVVGAITPWNSPLLLLTFKLAPLLAAGNTCVVKPSEHSPASTLAFAQVLSEAGLPDGVFNAVSGWNRATGEALASHPGIDKIAFTGSTATGIKVAQAAMNNVNKATLELGGKSAQVVFEDADIDAAVNGIMSGVFAATGQTCMAGSRLIVQDAVHDTVIERLARRAADIRLGDPNDPETEMGPLANPPQFEKVTGYFSIAEEEGASFACGGAPAEDLGSYFVKPTVITNLKRDSRLIREEVFGPVLSVLSFSTEEEAVELANDTRYGLAGAVWTENVHRAHRVAGQIRAGSVWINDYRVVGPGMPFGGFKDSGVGRENGVDAIDEYLETKSIYVELTGQTRDPFQMG is encoded by the coding sequence ATGACCTCCGAAATCTCTACCCTGGAGCGGTACCAGCTCTTCATCGACGGCCACGCCGTTGACTCGGTCTCGGGAGCGACCTTCGACTCCCTTAACCCATACACCGGCATGCCCTGGGCTCGGGTCTCCGATGGAACTCCCGACGACATCGACCTCGCCGTTGCCGCCGCGCGGAGAGCATTCGACGGCGGCTGGCGGCAAATGCCGGGGTGGCGCCGGGCCGCTGTGCTTCGCGCAGTCGGAGACGGCATCGCAAAAAACTCTGAGCGTCTAGCGCGCCTCGAGGTCAATGACAACGGGAAGCTTCTTCGCGAAATGCGCGCGCAACTCGAGGCGCTGCCGGAGTACTACTACTACTTCGCAGGTCTCGCCGACAAAATTGAGGGACGTACCGTTCCCCAGATCAACCCCAGTCGGTACTTCGGGTTCACGGTCCGCGAACCCGTCGGCGTCGTCGGTGCCATCACTCCGTGGAACTCCCCGCTGCTCCTGCTGACTTTTAAACTGGCCCCGCTCCTGGCGGCCGGCAACACCTGCGTCGTAAAGCCGTCTGAGCACTCCCCGGCATCGACGCTCGCCTTCGCACAGGTCCTCTCCGAAGCGGGGCTCCCCGATGGCGTCTTCAACGCCGTTTCGGGATGGAACCGAGCCACTGGCGAAGCTCTCGCCTCGCACCCTGGGATCGACAAAATCGCATTCACGGGCTCCACCGCGACGGGTATCAAGGTCGCTCAGGCGGCCATGAACAACGTGAACAAGGCGACCCTGGAACTCGGCGGAAAAAGCGCCCAGGTGGTGTTCGAGGATGCGGACATCGACGCGGCGGTTAACGGAATCATGTCGGGCGTCTTCGCGGCGACCGGTCAAACTTGCATGGCCGGTTCTCGACTGATCGTGCAAGACGCCGTCCACGACACCGTGATCGAGCGCCTCGCAAGACGTGCCGCTGACATCCGGCTCGGCGACCCTAACGACCCGGAGACCGAGATGGGGCCGCTGGCGAATCCGCCCCAGTTCGAAAAGGTCACCGGCTACTTCTCTATCGCCGAGGAGGAAGGAGCCTCGTTCGCCTGCGGAGGCGCACCAGCCGAGGACCTCGGTTCCTATTTCGTCAAGCCAACCGTCATCACCAACCTCAAGCGCGACTCACGACTCATCCGTGAGGAGGTCTTCGGCCCGGTTCTGTCCGTCCTCTCGTTCTCAACCGAGGAGGAAGCCGTCGAACTAGCAAACGACACCCGTTACGGGCTGGCGGGCGCCGTCTGGACCGAGAACGTCCATCGCGCCCACCGTGTCGCGGGCCAGATTCGTGCCGGCTCTGTCTGGATCAACGATTACAGGGTGGTTGGTCCCGGTATGCCGTTCGGCGGATTCAAAGACAGCGGCGTCGGTCGCGAGAACGGCGTCGACGCCATTGACGAGTACCTCGAGACCAAGTCGATCTACGTCGAACTGACCGGGCAGACGCGAGACCCATTCCAGATGGGCTAA
- the sigK gene encoding ECF RNA polymerase sigma factor SigK: MSIAPAPAADTERSDDDLLVLTAEGNKQAFAVFYDHTSSRVYGLVKRVLIDPAQSEEVTQDVYLEAWQNASRFDPTKGKALSWLLTMAHRRAIDRVRASQSSRNRDLAVGVRDFEETRDDVEETVEITLEHQRITKAMRTLTPNQQQALELTYFQGLTNTEAALKAGVPIGTMKTRLRDALIALRTRVGASEAA; this comes from the coding sequence TTGAGTATCGCTCCCGCACCGGCCGCCGACACCGAACGATCCGACGACGACCTCCTCGTCCTCACCGCCGAAGGCAACAAGCAAGCATTCGCCGTCTTCTACGACCACACCTCCTCCCGCGTATACGGCCTCGTGAAACGGGTTCTCATCGATCCCGCCCAATCCGAGGAAGTCACCCAAGACGTCTACCTCGAGGCATGGCAGAACGCGTCCCGATTCGACCCCACCAAAGGCAAAGCCCTCTCATGGCTGCTCACGATGGCGCACCGCCGAGCGATCGACCGGGTTCGCGCCTCCCAATCCAGCCGGAACCGCGACCTCGCCGTCGGAGTCCGCGACTTCGAAGAAACCCGCGACGATGTCGAGGAAACCGTCGAGATCACCCTCGAACACCAACGCATCACCAAAGCGATGCGCACCCTGACCCCCAACCAGCAGCAAGCCCTCGAACTGACCTACTTCCAAGGCCTCACCAACACCGAAGCAGCCCTGAAAGCCGGAGTGCCCATAGGGACGATGAAGACGCGACTTCGAGACGCGCTCATAGCCCTCCGCACCCGGGTAGGAGCATCCGAAGCAGCCTAA
- the istA gene encoding IS21 family transposase yields MDIHALKRQGMTISEIARRTNHDRKTIRSYLTGDRQPGQRDRSAPDPFEVFVDYVTARLLEDPHLWSMTLFDELKPLGFFHSYPTLTRQIRARNLRPACTACAHVTERPNAVIEHPPGEETQFDWVELPNAPVSWGFPTKRAFLLVGSLPHSGCWRAVLSPSMELPHLLAAMTTVVQGLGGVSRDWRFDRMTTVVKAGSNDLTPMFAAFGKHYGVRVIACRPRSGNRKGVVEKNNHTIAQRWWRTVPDEVTLEQAQTSIDLFAAQQDNRRRNTPTGTSTAAAMRAAERLRPLPAVPFPVVVTEERQATRQALISWRGNRYSVPPELAAATVVVSYRLGSDLIDISTPGGTVIARHRTAEPGLGATIRDTGHVTALEQIAMMSAPPGRPHRHKERIPPGVDARHAADTLCGIPAAPSTTVIDLAAYEKAAKNRNTLA; encoded by the coding sequence GTGGATATCCACGCCTTGAAACGGCAGGGAATGACGATCAGCGAGATCGCCCGCCGCACGAACCACGACCGCAAAACAATCCGCTCGTATTTGACCGGTGATCGCCAGCCCGGGCAACGTGACCGGTCCGCCCCGGACCCGTTCGAGGTGTTCGTCGATTACGTCACGGCGCGGCTGCTGGAGGACCCGCACCTGTGGTCGATGACACTCTTCGACGAGTTGAAGCCACTGGGGTTCTTTCACTCGTATCCGACCCTGACGAGGCAGATCCGGGCCCGTAATCTGCGGCCGGCGTGCACCGCGTGCGCTCACGTCACCGAGCGTCCGAACGCGGTCATCGAGCATCCGCCGGGCGAGGAGACCCAGTTCGACTGGGTCGAGTTGCCGAATGCACCGGTGTCGTGGGGGTTCCCGACAAAGAGAGCGTTCCTGCTCGTGGGGTCCCTGCCGCACTCGGGCTGCTGGCGAGCGGTCCTGTCGCCCTCGATGGAATTGCCGCACCTGCTGGCCGCGATGACCACCGTCGTCCAGGGGCTGGGCGGGGTGAGCAGGGATTGGCGGTTCGACCGGATGACGACGGTCGTGAAAGCGGGCAGCAACGACCTGACCCCGATGTTCGCTGCGTTCGGGAAGCACTACGGCGTCCGGGTGATCGCCTGCCGGCCACGGTCCGGGAACCGGAAAGGGGTCGTGGAGAAAAACAACCACACCATCGCGCAGCGCTGGTGGCGGACCGTCCCCGACGAGGTCACCCTCGAGCAGGCGCAAACAAGCATCGACCTGTTCGCAGCCCAGCAAGATAACCGGCGCCGGAACACCCCGACCGGAACATCGACCGCCGCCGCCATGCGGGCCGCCGAACGGTTGCGCCCGCTGCCCGCTGTCCCGTTCCCGGTGGTCGTGACCGAGGAACGACAAGCGACTAGGCAGGCGCTGATCAGTTGGCGGGGGAACCGTTACTCCGTCCCACCCGAACTCGCTGCCGCGACCGTTGTCGTGTCCTACAGGCTCGGCTCGGACCTCATCGACATCAGCACACCCGGCGGAACGGTCATCGCTCGGCACCGCACCGCCGAACCAGGCCTCGGGGCCACGATCCGTGACACCGGTCACGTCACCGCGCTCGAGCAGATCGCGATGATGTCGGCACCTCCCGGTCGCCCGCACCGACACAAGGAACGCATCCCACCCGGTGTCGACGCCCGCCATGCCGCCGACACCCTCTGCGGCATCCCGGCAGCCCCGTCGACGACCGTCATCGATCTGGCCGCTTACGAGAAAGCCGCGAAGAACAGGAACACCCTCGCATGA
- a CDS encoding alpha/beta hydrolase, giving the protein MSESTAGPDWPHIFIPGSGPVVLALHGTGGTEADAAPLAQTLLPKAAVIAPRGRVLEQGLSRWFRREAEGVFDVDDVIKQALLLNDFIVTITREHGLTGRTVIAIGFSNGANMSLALAMLHPKTVHAAVAFSGMYPFGDKEAPRDLSESRFLLFNGQSDAMAPQSSVHLLIDQLLLRHAHVDYRLRPGGHGITPDELATARGWLESSNHP; this is encoded by the coding sequence ATGAGCGAGAGCACCGCCGGGCCGGACTGGCCACATATCTTCATTCCCGGATCCGGACCCGTCGTCCTGGCACTGCACGGGACAGGCGGAACCGAAGCCGACGCAGCACCGCTCGCACAAACCCTGCTCCCCAAGGCCGCCGTCATCGCACCACGTGGCCGCGTCCTCGAACAGGGCCTGTCCCGCTGGTTCAGACGGGAGGCAGAAGGTGTCTTCGACGTCGACGACGTCATCAAACAGGCCCTCCTACTCAACGACTTCATCGTGACGATCACACGCGAACACGGCCTCACCGGCCGAACCGTCATCGCCATCGGCTTTTCGAACGGCGCGAACATGAGCCTCGCCCTCGCGATGCTCCACCCCAAGACCGTCCACGCGGCCGTCGCCTTCTCTGGCATGTATCCATTCGGGGACAAAGAGGCGCCCCGTGATCTTTCGGAAAGTCGGTTCCTGCTCTTCAACGGCCAAAGCGACGCGATGGCACCCCAAAGCAGCGTGCACCTCCTCATCGACCAACTCCTCCTCCGACACGCGCACGTCGACTACCGACTCCGCCCAGGCGGGCACGGCATAACACCAGACGAACTAGCCACAGCCCGCGGCTGGCTTGAAAGCTCGAACCACCCCTAG
- a CDS encoding MFS transporter, with protein MSAETAARTGPTRGGALAPLTIPVFRALWLAVLVSNIGSWMQTVGAQWLLIDEHASPAVVALVQTAASLPVLLIGIPAGVIGEFSNRRPLLI; from the coding sequence ATGAGCGCGGAGACGGCAGCCCGGACCGGGCCGACTCGCGGTGGTGCTCTTGCACCGTTGACTATTCCGGTCTTCCGCGCATTGTGGCTGGCGGTGCTGGTGAGCAACATCGGCAGCTGGATGCAGACCGTGGGAGCGCAGTGGCTCCTCATCGACGAACACGCGTCGCCGGCCGTGGTCGCCCTCGTCCAAACCGCGGCCAGCCTCCCGGTGCTTCTTATCGGTATTCCTGCTGGCGTGATCGGTGAGTTCAGCAACCGTCGCCCACTCCTCATCTAG